A genomic segment from Desulfurobacterium pacificum encodes:
- a CDS encoding transglycosylase domain-containing protein, with the protein MKFKKIAAIFFVLFLLSPLFSKSFASTAYKRRLLPDFATTVYDRNGKVVGFFYKGHFRLYAPYDEIPKKLIYAVITAEDERFFEHKGIDPLGILRAAVTDITKGKIVQGGSTITQQLAKILYLSPKRTFERKLKEIAIARELEKKLTKQEILELYLNYIYLSNGAYGVKAAAWVLFGKDNLSDLTLAQCALLAGIIRGPEYYNPFKHPQRALKRRNFILKKMLDLGYITEEEYKKTINEPLTPLKSPNYPRTASYALDLVKFEIARKGIVPYDTIYTAGYKIYTTLDLRVQDYAQKVLKEYDDKYSQKHNLDDLQCAGMAIDKKGGVLFVVGGRDFKESPLNRAFRILRPIGSTAKPFTYLTAFQNGWSPLDYVSNEPFEMVTEITINGTQVLKEWKPENYGKKFTPFVQVRYALMKSINVATLHLAMHFPQKIRKTLVKFEMIKPDDPFDLSYVLGSFPSNLYRIVRAYSAFQDNGILKEPYVITKVTNRFGKVIYRGYPVMKNVSDAWSVQILRSIMQDVVKKGTARSISYLTKWFDVAGKTGTTNDFRDVYFSGFTTSFIMSVWFGRDSYQKMWDGATGGGTAAPPWGLIAKKICQLYGCGQFEPPYEEIVKHYPPPTHFPEEEMEKIYYNEWINKLNEPKDGKDNN; encoded by the coding sequence TTGAAGTTCAAAAAAATCGCGGCAATCTTTTTTGTTTTATTTTTGCTTTCCCCTTTGTTTTCTAAGTCGTTTGCTTCAACGGCTTACAAAAGGAGATTGTTGCCCGACTTTGCCACCACCGTTTATGACAGGAACGGGAAGGTGGTGGGATTTTTCTATAAAGGTCATTTCCGCCTTTACGCCCCTTACGATGAAATTCCCAAAAAACTCATATACGCCGTAATAACCGCTGAAGATGAAAGGTTCTTTGAACATAAAGGTATAGACCCGTTAGGTATTTTAAGAGCTGCTGTTACTGATATAACTAAAGGAAAAATCGTTCAGGGTGGAAGCACGATAACTCAGCAGCTTGCAAAAATCCTCTACCTTTCCCCCAAAAGAACGTTTGAGAGAAAGCTTAAAGAGATAGCCATTGCCAGAGAATTGGAAAAAAAGTTAACCAAGCAGGAAATTTTAGAGCTTTACCTTAACTATATCTACCTTTCAAACGGAGCCTACGGCGTAAAAGCAGCGGCGTGGGTGTTGTTCGGTAAAGATAACCTCAGTGATTTAACTCTTGCTCAGTGTGCCCTTTTGGCGGGAATAATCAGAGGACCCGAATATTACAATCCGTTCAAACATCCACAGAGAGCTTTAAAAAGACGAAACTTTATTCTCAAGAAAATGCTCGACTTAGGATATATTACGGAAGAAGAGTATAAAAAAACGATAAATGAGCCTTTAACGCCGCTCAAGTCCCCTAATTATCCCAGAACTGCCAGCTATGCCCTTGACCTGGTAAAGTTTGAAATAGCCAGGAAAGGTATAGTTCCTTACGATACTATCTATACTGCAGGTTATAAGATTTACACCACTTTAGATTTAAGAGTTCAGGATTACGCGCAGAAAGTCTTAAAAGAATATGACGATAAATATTCTCAAAAACATAACCTTGATGACCTCCAGTGTGCCGGCATGGCTATTGATAAAAAAGGTGGTGTTCTCTTTGTCGTTGGTGGAAGAGACTTTAAAGAAAGTCCGCTGAATAGAGCCTTCAGGATTCTTCGTCCCATAGGTTCAACGGCAAAGCCGTTTACTTACCTTACTGCCTTCCAGAACGGATGGTCGCCTCTGGATTACGTTTCAAACGAACCTTTTGAAATGGTTACAGAAATAACTATAAACGGAACTCAGGTTTTAAAGGAGTGGAAACCGGAAAACTATGGTAAAAAGTTTACTCCGTTCGTTCAGGTTCGCTATGCCCTTATGAAATCCATAAACGTTGCTACATTGCACCTTGCCATGCACTTTCCACAAAAGATAAGGAAAACGCTTGTAAAGTTTGAAATGATTAAACCTGACGATCCTTTTGACCTTTCTTACGTTTTAGGTAGTTTTCCTTCAAACCTCTACCGTATAGTTAGAGCCTATTCTGCCTTTCAGGATAACGGAATTCTCAAAGAGCCTTACGTAATTACGAAGGTTACCAATAGATTCGGTAAGGTGATATATCGTGGATATCCTGTTATGAAGAATGTTTCTGATGCCTGGTCTGTGCAGATACTTCGCTCTATCATGCAAGACGTTGTTAAGAAAGGAACGGCGCGCAGTATTTCCTACCTTACAAAGTGGTTTGACGTTGCTGGGAAAACAGGAACAACAAACGATTTTAGAGATGTTTACTTTTCTGGATTTACTACTTCCTTTATCATGAGTGTTTGGTTTGGAAGAGACAGCTATCAGAAGATGTGGGATGGAGCAACAGGTGGTGGAACAGCTGCTCCTCCTTGGGGATTGATAGCTAAGAAAATATGTCAGCTTTACGGATGCGGTCAGTTTGAACCGCCTTACGAAGAAATTGTGAAACACTATCCTCCACCTACTCATTTTCCTGAAGAAGAAATGGAGAAGATTTACTACAATGAATGGATAAATAAACTTAATGAACCGAAAGATGGAAAAGATAACAACTGA
- a CDS encoding SLC13 family permease gives MIDRILGDKLGSSKKTGESNLRWKKRLINIGKRGVALVGEEWIFFLSLFGLILSSLILHRIPKYTLNDFKILITLTIFLIIVKSLEREKIPPYLASKIEKGSYVPLKLLLFTFFISMFITNDVALMVVVPFTLSFNVSHAGLLVALEAMAANGGSALSPFGNPQNLFIYYHYKTSVLAFIKTIFPFWITSLLFLILLFFLKRNLFKISARSEPVSLGKNWKGSVLMFLLFLPVALKAVPFYLCIVPLIYYLIKDRESFKIDYFLIGTFFAFFGFTDNLAYALNFSITEPSKVFLYSAGASQVISNVPAALLFADFTDNWKALLWGTSVGGYGNLIGSLANLIAYKLYVNHRGNNWKVLLLFHVIGYAFFFLGIASFFYFYNFVK, from the coding sequence TTGATAGATAGAATATTAGGTGATAAATTGGGAAGTAGCAAGAAAACGGGAGAAAGCAATTTGAGATGGAAAAAACGTCTCATCAATATAGGGAAAAGGGGAGTTGCGTTGGTAGGGGAGGAGTGGATTTTTTTCCTTTCTCTCTTCGGATTAATTCTTTCCTCTTTAATTCTCCACCGCATACCAAAGTACACGTTAAACGACTTTAAAATATTAATAACCTTAACTATATTCCTCATAATCGTAAAATCGCTGGAAAGAGAAAAAATCCCCCCCTACCTCGCCTCCAAAATAGAAAAAGGCAGCTACGTTCCCCTAAAACTCCTCCTGTTTACCTTTTTCATCTCCATGTTTATAACGAACGATGTCGCCCTTATGGTTGTAGTCCCATTCACGCTATCCTTTAACGTTTCCCACGCAGGGTTATTAGTAGCGTTAGAAGCGATGGCAGCAAACGGCGGCTCTGCATTAAGCCCTTTCGGGAACCCTCAAAACCTCTTCATTTACTACCACTACAAAACTTCCGTTCTTGCTTTCATAAAAACGATTTTCCCTTTCTGGATAACCTCCCTCCTCTTCCTCATTCTGCTCTTTTTCCTTAAAAGAAACCTTTTCAAAATATCCGCAAGAAGCGAGCCAGTAAGCCTGGGAAAAAACTGGAAAGGAAGCGTTTTAATGTTCCTGTTGTTTCTCCCCGTAGCTTTAAAGGCAGTTCCATTTTACCTCTGCATCGTTCCCCTTATCTACTATTTAATAAAAGACAGAGAATCCTTCAAAATAGACTACTTCTTAATCGGCACGTTCTTTGCCTTCTTTGGATTTACAGATAACTTAGCTTACGCCCTTAACTTCTCCATCACAGAACCCTCAAAAGTTTTTCTCTATTCAGCAGGCGCAAGTCAAGTTATAAGCAACGTTCCGGCTGCACTCCTCTTTGCAGACTTCACAGATAACTGGAAAGCGCTCCTTTGGGGAACCAGCGTCGGCGGATACGGCAATCTCATCGGCTCTTTAGCAAACCTCATAGCCTACAAGCTCTACGTAAACCACAGAGGTAACAACTGGAAGGTATTGCTACTTTTCCACGTTATAGGCTACGCGTTCTTTTTCTTAGGAATAGCTTCCTTCTTTTACTTTTACAATTTCGTAAAATAA
- the gatB gene encoding Asp-tRNA(Asn)/Glu-tRNA(Gln) amidotransferase subunit GatB has product MEFEAVIGLEVHAQLLTKTKIFCSCKNEFGAPPNTNVCPVCLGMPGSLPVLNKRAVEYAVKAALALNCKINKYSIFARKHYFYPDLPKAYQITQYELPFAEHGWIEIEKPDGTKKKIRIRRIHMEEDAGKTIHGEGLDPNSYVDLNRAGTPLIEIVSEPDISTPEEARLYMQKLRDILVWIGVNDGNLEEGSLRCDANVSVRPKGSEKLGTRTEIKNVNSFRFIQKALEYEIERQINVIKSGGEVVQETRLFDSQKGITKTMRTKEEAEDYRYFPEPDLPPLIIDDEWLEAIKSSLPELPDQVKERFIKEFGITSYDADILTRDRNLAEFFERAAKSYSGEAKKVANIIISDFLGILNEMKTDISETPVKPEQIAKLLELVDKGVISLRVAKEEVLPEMAKEGKDPEAVVEEKGLVQISDESALKEIIKKVLAANEKAVKQYKEGNDKQKQKAVKFLIGQVMKETRGKANPKLLNELIPQVLEEV; this is encoded by the coding sequence ATGGAATTTGAAGCCGTAATAGGTCTTGAAGTTCACGCTCAACTATTAACAAAAACTAAAATATTCTGTAGCTGCAAAAACGAGTTTGGCGCACCACCAAACACAAACGTCTGCCCCGTATGCTTAGGAATGCCCGGTTCTCTGCCAGTTCTCAACAAAAGAGCCGTTGAATACGCTGTAAAGGCAGCTTTAGCACTTAACTGCAAAATAAACAAATACTCAATCTTCGCAAGGAAGCACTACTTCTACCCAGACCTACCCAAAGCCTACCAGATAACCCAGTACGAACTGCCCTTTGCAGAACACGGCTGGATAGAAATAGAAAAACCAGACGGAACGAAGAAAAAAATCAGAATTCGCAGAATCCACATGGAAGAAGACGCCGGAAAAACAATACACGGCGAAGGTTTAGACCCAAACTCCTACGTTGACCTTAACCGCGCCGGAACGCCGCTGATAGAAATCGTTTCTGAACCGGACATTTCAACTCCTGAAGAAGCAAGGCTCTACATGCAAAAATTAAGAGATATACTCGTCTGGATAGGCGTAAACGACGGAAACCTTGAAGAAGGTTCTTTAAGGTGCGACGCTAACGTTTCTGTAAGACCAAAAGGCTCTGAAAAGCTTGGAACGAGAACTGAAATCAAAAACGTAAACTCCTTCCGCTTTATCCAGAAAGCCCTTGAATATGAAATAGAAAGGCAGATAAACGTAATCAAAAGCGGCGGCGAAGTCGTTCAGGAAACAAGGCTTTTTGACTCCCAAAAAGGCATAACGAAAACCATGAGAACGAAAGAAGAAGCTGAAGATTACAGATACTTCCCTGAACCTGACCTTCCACCGCTCATAATAGATGACGAATGGCTGGAAGCTATAAAGTCCTCTCTCCCTGAACTTCCAGACCAGGTAAAAGAACGCTTCATAAAAGAGTTTGGAATTACTTCTTACGATGCAGACATTTTAACGAGAGATAGAAACTTAGCAGAATTCTTCGAAAGAGCCGCTAAAAGTTACAGCGGAGAAGCGAAAAAGGTTGCAAACATAATCATTTCAGACTTTTTGGGTATTCTCAACGAAATGAAAACTGACATTTCCGAAACTCCCGTTAAGCCCGAACAGATAGCAAAACTCCTTGAATTAGTTGACAAAGGCGTAATTTCCTTGAGAGTAGCCAAAGAAGAAGTCCTCCCAGAAATGGCAAAAGAAGGTAAAGACCCAGAAGCAGTCGTGGAAGAAAAAGGTCTCGTCCAGATTTCCGACGAATCCGCTCTAAAGGAAATAATTAAGAAAGTTTTAGCAGCAAACGAAAAAGCTGTTAAGCAGTATAAAGAAGGAAACGACAAGCAGAAGCAGAAAGCAGTCAAGTTTTTAATAGGTCAAGTAATGAAGGAAACCCGCGGAAAAGCCAATCCAAAACTATTAAACGAACTGATACCTCAAGTGCTTGAGGAAGTTTAA